The DNA region caGACATTGTTTCAGGCCAGGGGCTCCAGGGCTATGACTGCTGAAGAGGTGACCAACGAAGAACAGAACAACATCCCGATGGAGGGAGAGGATATCACGCAGAAGAAAGATGGAGGGGTTTTAAAGGTAACTGAGAAAGCTACGTTAGTTAGTCAGCTAGCTTGGCTAACGTGGGCTTGCTCGCTTACCTAGCCAATGCAATGAATGATATTACCAGAACTAAGGTAGCCTAAACTATttctaacattttatttgtcatttggttagctaggtTAACTTAAGACTACTTAGATGGTTTTTCGCAGGACAACGACTGAATTGGCAACATTTGGGTTTTGCCgtttgctaacgttagccagcgaTAAACATGTTGGACTTGCATGGTTagcaagctaactggctagctacccACATCTTCGATAGCCAGCAGATCTATAACCTTTAAGTTCATATGTCTTGCCACCATGATGTTGGCCTACGGCCGAGACAATAAGGTATGCACCACACACAGAAGGTGCTGCAACTGCCTCTGGTAACAACCGTGCAGCATTCCATTGGAGACCAATACACGCAACATCCAACAATTTCAGACTTTACTGAGTTATGAAATAAACGCATTatgctctaatctatggatttcacatgactaggaaaaCAGATACCTTAAACAAGGGggggtaggggcgtggatcagaaaaccagtcagtatctggtgtgaccattatTTTCCTCATGTAGCGCTACACATTTCCTTCGCATattgttgatcaggctgttgattgtggtgtGTGAAATGTTGGCCTGCTCCTCTTCAAGGGCTGTGCaacgttgctggatattggctgaAACTGGAACACAATGTCGATCCAGGGCATCCCAAAcatggttggatgtactgccaaattctataatgccttttggacatactgccaaattctcgaaTGACATTTTATGgtatagaaattaacattcaattctctcgcaacagctctggtggacattcctgcagcccGCATGCCAATTGTACGATCCCTCAACTTGAAGCATCTGTGgccttgtgtgacaaaactgcacattttagtggccttttattgcccccggcacaaggtgcacctgtgtaatgatcatactgtttattcagcttcttgatatgccacacctgttaggtagaTGGATTCTCTTGACAAAGGATAAAGGTGCAAGAACAGGAATGTAAAACAAATtagagaaaaataagctttttgtctgTATTGAaccatttctgggatcttttatttcagctcatgaaactttACATGTTAGGTTgaatttttgttcagtgtactaaACCACATACATTGCTACAGCACAACTAATCTTCAGTCTCTACCTCACCTCCATCTCTAGTTGGTGAAGCAGGAAGGCACAGGGACAGAGCTGCCTATGACTGGGGACAAGGTGTTTGTTCACTATGTTGGCACCCTGCTGGATGGAACCCCATTTGACTCCAGTCGTGAACGAGGAGAGAAGTTTTCCTTTGAGCTGGGCAAAggtgtgtgtctgttagtgtaGGCCAGGCGATCAAGGTATTGGACCTTGATGTGGCTaccataactgtgtgtgtgtgtgtgtaggccaggtcatcaaGGCGTGGGACCTGGGAGTGGCTACTATGAAAGTAGGAGAGATCAGCCAGCTGATCTGTAAACCAGAGTATGCCTACGGCACTGCTGGCAGCCCCCCGAAGATACCCCCCAACGCTACACTTGTCTTCCAGGTAACCCTCTGTCTGTCAGGGATTTAGAAGTTGTGTTTTTGAGATACACATTCTGTGCCAACATTGACGTGTGACTTTGTAAGAGTGCTCAAATtgaatgttttgtgtgtgttaggTGGAGTTGTTTGAGTTTCGGGGGGAGGACATcacagagggagaggatggaggaatcATCCGTCGCATCATCACTAAGGGAGAGGGATACACCAAGCCTAATGAAGGAGCTGCCGTAGAAGGTATGAGCGCGCGCACACAAACGTATCATCAATAAGGAACAGGGATACGCCAAACCAAACTAAGACCTACCAGCTCTCACACACccatctttctctttcccctGCAGTGTGTTTGGAGGGCAGCTGTGAGGGCAAGGTGTTTGACAAGAGGGAGCTGAAGTTTGAgttgggagatggagagagcctGGGTCTGCCAAGCGGAGTGGAAAAAGCCCTGATGGCTatggagcagggagaggagtcCCTCTTCATCATCAAACCCAAGTAATACCCACTACAAACCTAGTGTACATACTATGTTGTTTTGAGAAATGTGTAATTGTGTGTTCTCTGGGCATATTAGCCGAGTTGTCTGCACTctatatcacaggaggttggtggcaccttaattggggagaacgggctcatgttaatgactggagcggaatggtattaaacacatggtttccatgtgtttgccattccatttgcgccattatgagctgttctcccctcagcagccccctGTGCTCTGTatatctaagtgtgtgtgtgtgtgtgtgtgtgtgtgtgaaggtatgGCTATGGAAACACAGGCAACAGCAAGTACAATATTCCTGGTGAAGCCACTCTGCAGTACAAACTCAAACTGACCACCTTCGAGAAGGTATGACCCTTTAGCCATTTCAAACTAGACGGTCCTGTCCAGAAACATCCCTTCTGCATTTTGTTCATGGCATTTCCACACATTTTGCCTACTGAACGTTCCCTAAATGTGTCTGGTGTTCTGAGAGGTGATATGCTAGCTGGCTGACTAAAGTATTTCCTGTTCCACAGGCCAAGGAATCCTGGGAAATGAACTCCGCAGAGAAACTGGAGCAGAGCATCATTGTCAAGGAGAAGGGAACACAGTACTTCAAGGTGGGTGTGTATTAACGTTTCTGTTGTGTGAAGGGAAGTAGCTTCAAACATTGGTGCAGATTTACACAGGATGTAATatgatatgtgtttgtgtgtaggagGGAAAGTATCGCCAAGCGTCTGTCCAGTATAAGAGGATTGTGTCCTGGCTGGAGAATGAATCAAGTTTACCCGAGGGGGAGGAGCAGAAGGCTCAAGCCCTGCGGTTGGCTGCTCACCTCAACCTGGCCATGTGCTTCCTCAAGCTACAGGAACCAAGCTCTACTTTTGACAACTGTGACAAGGTACACTCACGCAGAAGACACACACCTGACTGTATCTGAACATATCTGACTTCCTGAATATTCCACACCATACTTATTCACCTATggttcctgctctctctctcattcttgtgTGTAGGCCCTGGAGCTGGACGACACTAATGAAAAGGCTCTATTCCGGAGGGGGGAGGCGCTGTTTGCCATGAAGGAGTTTGATAGGGCGAGAGCAGACTTCCAGCGTGTCATACAACTGTATCCTAGCAACAAGGCCGCCAAAAGCCAGGTACTGTACTAGAATGGTCTTTGTGTGCCTCAGTCAAAACTTCCCTCTTCTGGATGCTCCATCTCatgccctgctgtctgtctgatcTGGGTCTCTCCGTTTTTCTGCCCTTCCAGGTGGCTCTGTGCCAGAAACAGATTAAGGAGCAGCATGAGAAGGACAAGAGGCTCTATGCCAACATGTTCCAGAAGTTTGCTGAGAGAGACGCTAAGGTGGGACAAACAGCCCTTagcccctacacactacacactttTCCTAGTCCTTCCACACCACACAATTCCCCTTGCCCCAATGTAAGTGGTGATGGAATACTGAAGAAAACACAGAACAAGGCTGTAGTTATCTAAATTAACCACCAGAGGGCAGACTAACTCACACTTAGCATCCTATAGACTTATTATACTGATCAACAACGTTTGCATAGAAGTATCTTAATTTATAAATGACTAAGTGGATCAGGCACGATCCACTTAGTCATTTATAAATTAAGAtacttctatgcaaatgttgttgatcagtataATAAGTCCAAAATGGAAGGAAAGCAGGTTGTTTGTTATAATAAGCTATAATAAGGGGTTGACTGTGCTGATAGACAAACTTGATCCGCGAGACACATGAGAATTACAGAAATTAACACATTCTAATACCAAAATGTTTTTCATTTTGGTGACTTTGGTTAATATGTCTTGTTTCTGTGGTATTGAGTAttgtgatactaaacctggtattGAAGTCAATTCTGGTACCATGACAACActgcgcaactatggggcaaaataTACTGGGTTGGCTTAGACTGTTGACAACATGCAAACTATAATTAGTCTCCAAATGTTtgttgaaaacataaatacatttgcattaTGAGCAcatgtctctcaaatacattgttattttaaccatattagcatagacatgacatcagtcaaaacacctaaaaacaagacatggtatcgtTAACAAGCCACCTACAATTCCCTACATGGTAGCAGCTTGTcgttgttgctagctatctgaccattcAGAATCATAACCACACCTCCTGGCCACAGACGCATCATTTTCATGACATTGTCAGCCAACCTGTCTATGAAGCTACATCACCTCTGAACATTGAACTAAACTGTATTAatatctctcttactctctctctgctgtgatgATCAGGAGGAGGCTGACAAGGGGATGGAGAAcggaggagggatggaggtggaggagagtggaggacagGAGTAATGACTGCTGGAGACAGATGTGGTAGTCTGTCTGTCATGAAGACTTAACTTCAGACATTTGTGTTTCTAAAGAGTGAAAGTGTTAGTGTGTTTGAGAGAAGTGCATGTGTGTCCATGGCTCGACTGtatctcctgtgtgtctgtgtgctatcATCATGGCAGCTAGCTGGCTGGGTGGGCCTTCTGTAGCTGACTGCACTCCAGAGGTGTGGCTAAAAGGATTCCCCCTCCCTCTGGTTAGCATGTAGCAGGCTGCCCCCTCCCTGCACGCCCCTACTCAGACTTCTTTGCTTAATGGAGTTGGAAGCTCAGTACTAGATGTGTGTAATCACCACCCCCCCCTTCCAAGGCCAACTAATCAATTCCTGTCtgctccctgtgtgtgtgcgaCTGTGTCTGCTGACCGTAGCAGCACCCTCTCTAGCAGAAGTCATGTTCACTAAACAATTGCTCTCTGCTTCTCAAACACTATGTTCTTACCCTGGGTTTATGATTTCTCTCTTTAACTGTTCTTAATGGGATGATTTACTTCACGactggaaagtgtgtgtgtgtgtgtgtgtgtgtgtgtgtgtgtgtgtgtgtgtgtgtgtagtagctGATATGAACTAGCAGCTTCTCCTGGTTGAACTCAGCCAGTATAAACCTCAGTCAGATTACATATATAGTCTTATTGTAGTctatggctgcatcccaaatcacaCTCGATACCCTGTAGATGACATATGTCCAACTTTTTGACCAGTGCCCTGTGTCTAACCTGAGGAGGCTgctataaagtagtgcactatatagataatgggtgtcatttgagatgcaGACTTACAGCATCCAGCTCCAGCGGACCTGGCTCTAGAATAATACCTGATTCAGCTAATCACAGTCCTGTATAGCAGTTGGTTTGTAGAATCAAGTGTGTTGGAACAGGACGGAGCAGCTAGGGAGTGAGATTGGTCAGTGGGTGGGGTTTGGGGTGTCATTCTTGTGTTGATGGGGGGGGTCTTTCTGATTGGAGCATTACGGTTGGTTCTCTGTAGGATCTAATAAACAGAAATTACTCAAACTCTTGTTTTTGTGTATCCACATGTTTTGTACAATACAACTTTCTTTGGCCAACTGTTAAATCAGAAATGCATCTTCTGCCCCCCTGAAATGCATCTCTCCAGGGGTGaaaaaaaatacccaattgtcatacttgagtaaaagtaaagataccttaatctAAAATAACTCatgtaaaagtcacccagtaaagtactacttgagtaaaagtctaaagtatttggatttaaatatacttaagtattaagtAAAATACATGTACATTCCTTTATATTAAGagaaccagatggcaccatttgtTTTccttatttaaataaaaaaaaaattacggatagccaggggcacaccaacACTCGGACgttatttacaaacaaagcatttttgtttagtgagtccaccagatgagaggcagtagggatgacctgggatgttctcttgaaGTGTGTGTGAATTAAACCATTTCTCTGTCCTAAGCATTTGAAATATAatcagtacttttgggtgtcatggaaaatgtatggagtaaaaagtacattattttcttaggaatgtagttaagtaaaagttgtcatatatatatatatatatatataatatgaagtacagataccccaaataacttaagtagtactttaaaatatttgTACTTAAATACTTTATGCCACTGCTTCTCTTCCCCCTACCTCccctacactgatttgaagtgtgtgacctcaataatggatcatagctttcacctggattctcctggtcagtctatgtcaaggaaagagcatGTTTTCCTAATGCTTTGTATATACCATACAAGCGCATTAGAGGAAAATATGTATCTTTATGAATAATCAATTTTCACCATATCTGAGTATGTATGGTATATCTACAGCCTAGCCAGAGTATCTAGGTAGAAAAGTGCTTGTTTTAGATAAAAAATACATTGTCACAAAAATATAATTGCACTCAACTCTAAACTGTCTTCATAAGGCTTCCTTAATGGAAATAGACATCAGTTAACAGTCTGCGAGGccttgtatagtacagtatatctaCAACCTGATCAGAGTACCCAGATATAGGAAAATGCATGTAAAAATCAAAAGAAGCAATTTTCACGATCATTGCATTTAAACTTTAAATAAACCAGTCTTGTGAGCTTGTATTGTATGGAAGCGTATAGCTGccaaaattaaaaatgtaaattgGGTAAAGATAAATCAATATCTCATTCGCAATTTATTTGACCATTTATGCGTGCATAATCAGACAAACTGTAATGCAAAAATCCAGTTTGCATAATTTTTTTATTCAAGTACTATTTGCCACATTTAAAATGAAaatagtagcctagtggttagtgttgggccagtaactgaaaggttgctggatcgaatccctgagttgacaaggtaaaaatcagtcgttctgcccctgagcaaggcagttaacccactgttccgtggatgtcgattaattcagagggttaaatgcagaagacacatttcagttgaaggcattcagttgtacaactgactaggtatcccccctttcctttcccataaggaaatcagtcaatttaaataaataaattaggccctaatctatggatttcacatgactggaaatacatatatgcatctgttggtcacaaatactgtaaaaaaaaaaaaaaaaaggtagaggCGTGGTCAGAAAACCAGTCTATCTGGTGtgcagtgcaacacatctccttcgcatagagttgatcaggctgttgattgtggcctctggaatgttgtcccaatcctcttcaatggctttgcgaagtttctggatattggcgggaacaggATTACGCTGTGGTACACGCCATTTCAGAGCAtcctaaacatgctcaatgggtgacatgtctagtgagtttgcagaccatggaagaactgggacattttcagctttcaggaattgtgtacagatccttgcgacatggaaccgtgcattatcatgctgtctAATGAGGTGATgtcagcggatgaatggcatgacattaggcctcaggatctcgtcacggtatcgctgtgcattcaaaatgccatagaTAAAATACAAATGtctttgttgtccatagcttttGCCTGCTcaaaccataaccccaccaccaccatggggcactctgttcacaatgttgacatcagcaaactgctcacccacacaacgccatacacatggtttgtgattgtgaggccggttggacgtactgccaaattctataaaacgacattggagtacagtagagaaattaacattcaattctctggcaacagctctggtggacattcctgcagtcagcatgccaattgcacgctccctaaaaacttgagacatcagtggcattgtgttgtgtgacaaaactgcacattttagagtggccttttattgtccccggcaccTTGTGGAaaatgtgtaatgatcatgctatttaatcagcttcttgttatgccacacctgtcaggtggatggattcttttggtaaaggagaaatgctcactaacagggatgtaaacaaatttgtgcacaaaatttgagagaaataagctttttgtgcatatggaaaatggtAGGCCATGACATTATCAGGTGTCTCTACTTCTTGtttcggtcacacacacacaccggtgtcCTAGATTCCATCTCAAATAATAAGTAAACAGATGAAGATCACATGCTATGGctggagagaaagaaggggaaagCAGGACAGGTTAAAGCAACACAATGGAGGCCGAGCCCAGATATTAGCTTTCACCTGCTCTTTGACATGAATGTAACGGAATAGAGATTCCTGCTGAATGAATTGAATATTGAGCTACATGAGTCAGGGTTCTTATTTTCTAACATATGCCCTTACAACCTAGCATAAAAAtaattatgtacagtgccttgcgaaagtattcggcccccttgaactttgcgaccttttgccacatttcaggcttcaaacataaagatataaaactgtatttttttgtgaagaatcaacaacaagtgggacacaatcatgaagtggaacgacatttattggatatttcaaacttttttaacaaatcaaaaactgaaaaattgggcgtgcaaaattattcagcccctactttcagtgcagcaaactctctccagaagttcagtgaggatctctgaatgatccaatgttgacctaaatgactaatgatgataaatacaattcacctgtatgtaatcaagtctccgtataaatgcacctgcactgtgatagtctcagaggtccgttaaaagcgcagagagcatcatgaagaacaaggaacacaccaggcaggtccgagatactgttgtgaagaagtttaaagccggatttggatacaaaaagatttcccaagccttaaacatcccaaggagcactgtgcaagcgataatattgaaatggaaggagtatcagaccactgcaaatctaccaagacctggccgtccctctaaactttcagctcatacaaggagaagactgatcagagatgcagccaagaggcccatgatcactctggatgaactgcagagatctacagctgaggtgggagactctgtccataggacaacaatcagtcgtatattgcacaaatctggcctttattgaagagtggcaagaagaaagccatttcttaaagatatccataaaaagtgttgtttaaagtttgccacaagccacctgggagacacaccaaacatgtggaagaaggtgctctggtcagatgaaaccaaaattgaactttttggcaacaatgcaaaacgttatgtttggcgtaaaagcaacacagctcatcaccctgaacacaccatccccactgtcaaacatggtggtggcagcatcatggtttgggcctgcttttcttcagcagggacagggaagatggttaaaattgatgggaagatggatggagccaaatacaggaccattctggaagaaaacctgatggagtctgtaaaagacctgagactgggacggagatttgtcttccaacaagacaatgatccaaaacataaagcaaaatctacaatggaatggttcaaaaataaacatatccaggtgttagaatggccaagtcaaagtccagacctgaatccaatcgagaatctgtggaaagaattgaaaactgctgttcacaaatgctctccatccaacctcactgagctcgagctgttttgcaaggaggaatgggaaaaaatttcagtctctcgatgtgcaaaactgatagagacataccccaagcgacttacagctgtaatcggagcaaaaggtggcgctacaaagtattaacttaaagaaATATTTTagcttaagtactttacaccactgctgggTAAAACACACACTGGGCGCCAAGGCGTGACATTTTACAGGTACTCTCTCTTctgataaaacacacacaggctgccacacacaaacacactgacataGATTACTCAATCCCCAGCGATAGGGCTGTTATCCTGATGTGTAGTTAGTTTGACTATGACAACAAAACACTGTATTACAAAAACACTTAACAGGTGTGGTGCTGCTGCCTCATATATTGACTTGACCTCATTTAAAACCATATAATAAGTCATCCACTGGCATTGAAAATATTCAGATGTAAAGGGGGGTGTTTTTGGTACACTCAcaaatatacagtacactatctgCTAGACTGCGTAACAAAAGTTTTTGACAAAGAACAGATTAGAATCAAGGTCATGTGGGATCATGTGACAGGCCTATGTCTCCCAGGTAATCTATATGGGGTCATCCTTTTTTACGTCCATATCCTATCCTTGAACATTCCTGAAATTTGAACCTTACCTTTACCATTTTAAACCTAGTCCCAAGGATTCCCGAAACTCCCTGTGCCACTGGCTGCGAATTAGATGTGGGCCACGTAACCACACCCCTAAATCTCTCTCGCTGTCCGGGTGCGCAATTTGTTTGTCCCTGTTCTGTGTGCATGTGCAGTGGGTTGGTAGGCATTTTGTTTAATTCGTTCTGCAGCCTAGTCAGACAACCCACGTGCCAGTGTCGATTCGGTTAAATCCAAGATAGCACTCGAGTCAGAGCAGCCGAAGCCAGCGCGTTTTTTTTACGGGATGAAATAAAAGCTGTTTCGGGACCATCGCTAGGTGGGAGTGTTGGGGGCGCCGCAGGTGTGTCACGAACAGGGTCGCGAGACTGACGAGTGGTCAGTCTGGTCCAACTTTGCCGAACAAAGCCGTTAAATTCACGGTGGCAGAATCAATGACTGACTGAGTACTCTGGAGCAAGCAGCAGGGAGATCAATCAACATGTTCAAATCGGTCTTCCCGCTGAAGAAGCTGAGACGGAGTCGGAAACATCTGCTGTTCTTAGCCCTGCTGATGCTGGGAGCTTTCGCTGTTTACCAGGAGTTTGTAGCCACTAGTGTGTGGAGGATCACCAATAGCCGTGAGTAGGCTATATTGGCCATCTGAACCGTTGCTATGATgatcagcttgtgtgtgtgtgtgtgtgtgtgtgtgtgtgtgtgtgttcgtgctcaTTCGGAAGtattgtgtatatattgaagaAAACCAATTTTTTtatgatcaattttagaataaggctctaccgtaacaaaatggggaaaaagtcaagcagtctgaatactttccgaatgcactgtgcatgtgtgtgtcgggccggctctagccttttgggggccctatgCGAGATTTGGTTTGCGGGGCCCCTACCTTGGGGTAAAACATTTTAGTGTTCCCCCTCTTGTCTTTGGGGAGAAATGTATGTTTTAAAGAGAATtctctgcaattctacacattttgccatggcatTGAGAACATTCCAATTgtataacacatttcatgcacTTCTAGTCATTTTGCCATTGGGCAGGGATAAAacttgcagttttacagctactTTCCTGCAATTCTGCACATTTCGTAATGAAGaatgcattttttttaacctttatttaactaggcaagtcagttaagaacaaatttttattttcaatgacggcctaggaacagtgggttaactgccttgttcagtggcagaatgacagatttttagcctggggattcgatcttgcaacctggtccaacgctctaaccacgaggctacctgccgccacagtATATgttaatatgacatttgaatgaGAATGAATAACAAAATCAATAGGGGCCCCCAGGCACATGCCCTGCATGCCCAGCTGTTATTCAGCAATGATTAAGCCTACTGCAAGtttagctggctagactaactaccaatctaaaaattgttagctgtaattgctaattgagtgactgtgactgacataacaagaggaaaacttCTGATACGCAACCAAATTTCGAAACTGCACCTGGTGTATTCTACCATACTTACTCAAAAAAAAATATAATTGGGTCGGGGGCCCTAAGTGACCGCTTATGCCCTGAACCGGCCCTGTGTAGGTGTACTGGTAGTTTTGTTCCTTACACTCTAAAGTGAAAACGTTTCTGGATAATactttaggggttcttcaaattgaaactatGGGGGAACCCCTATAAGTTCTTCGAAGAAGAACGgtggttcttcaaagaacccccATTAATGGTTCCTTGAAGAGGGTTTATTTTTAagcattattattgttgttattattgttaataataataatcagcatcacaatattttagttgtcagtgtttattatgattttaaTGGAAAAGCAGATATATATACATCCTCTGG from Oncorhynchus mykiss isolate Arlee chromosome 1, USDA_OmykA_1.1, whole genome shotgun sequence includes:
- the LOC110521734 gene encoding peptidyl-prolyl cis-trans isomerase FKBP4 — its product is MTAEEVTNEEQNNIPMEGEDITQKKDGGVLKLVKQEGTGTELPMTGDKVFVHYVGTLLDGTPFDSSRERGEKFSFELGKGQVIKAWDLGVATMKVGEISQLICKPEYAYGTAGSPPKIPPNATLVFQVELFEFRGEDITEGEDGGIIRRIITKGEGYTKPNEGAAVEVCLEGSCEGKVFDKRELKFELGDGESLGLPSGVEKALMAMEQGEESLFIIKPKYGYGNTGNSKYNIPGEATLQYKLKLTTFEKAKESWEMNSAEKLEQSIIVKEKGTQYFKEGKYRQASVQYKRIVSWLENESSLPEGEEQKAQALRLAAHLNLAMCFLKLQEPSSTFDNCDKALELDDTNEKALFRRGEALFAMKEFDRARADFQRVIQLYPSNKAAKSQVALCQKQIKEQHEKDKRLYANMFQKFAERDAKEEADKGMENGGGMEVEESGGQE